ATGCTGATGGAACATTGTGTCGGCATGAAGCCTGGCGGGTATTGGTTCGACGACTCCTGCCAGAGGGAGAAGAGATTTGTCTGTTATGATGGTAAGAAAATGATAATCAAATCATGAAAAGTCCACTTTCCCCCTGAAACTTTGCCCTCATTTACGGGGGTTAACGAATGGCTGTTATGTTGCAGTGGTGGAGGGAAAGAACGCCTACGTGTACGTCTCAGAAGTGAAATCCTGGTATTCTGCTCTGACGTACTGCAGGCAACACCACATCGGCTTCCCGGTGATAGAAAACAGTGATCAACAGAAACTGGTCCATTCTGCCATCCCGTCATATAGCGACGCTCCCATTTGGCTCGGGCTGTACAGAGTACCCTGGGTCTGGTCTGACGGAAGCCAAAGCTCCTACAGAAATTTTAGCAGCTCCAAATCTGAAAATTACAAGGATGAAAAGTTATGCGTATCTGCCAAGTCCAATTCTGAATGGTCTGACTTCAACTGTAGCTCTGTTCGCCCGTTCATCTGCCAACAAGGTGACTCAGAGAGCAGGTGAACTTGCTTTGGGTTTGGTTGGTGGAACCCGGCCGACTGATCCGTGGGTTTGTGGTTAAGTTTCAGAATTGACGACGCTGGTCAGCTTGAGGATGGAGAGCTCGGCGGACTTATCCGACTCAAccatcaaccagcagctcctgcaccaGGTAAAGCGACTTCTGTACTTCTGTTATTTCAACAGGTGTAAATTGATTGTTTCCCTCTTCAGCTGGGAGCAGCGTTGCTACGTCTGGGATGGACGAACGTCCATCTGCAGTGGAAAAGTGggcccagccagcagcagagcctcacATCCCCTGAATACTCCCCCTCATGCTGAAGCTCACGGGCTCTTGGATAACAGGATGAGGGGGACGCCACCGGAGCGTCGACAGCGTCTGAACGGGCTCCATCTGATGATGCTTTTCAAGTGTAAATGAACTGAAATGTGATCGTTTACTGTGTTGGCTGTTGTGACTCCTGCtgtcctttctcctcttcatcccctTTTAGTTTGCTCTTATTCACACGTGATCGTTGCTCCTGGTTCCACGTGATCGCCTTTGATCAACAGATGTTTTGATCGTTGCCTGGATTTTCTTTAAAGCTGTTGTTGTCTGATCTGGTGTCACTGCAAGTTTCATGaatctcagacagacagacagacagacagacagacagacagacagacagacagacagacagacagacagacagacagacagacagacagatagatagatagatagatagatagatagatagacagatagatagatagatagatagatagatagacagacagacgtaTCCATTCACTTCTATCCTTGTGAGGACCCTCATATACATATTACATTCCACAGCTCTTTACCCTGACTCCCTGACCTTCACCCCCCGACTCTGATCCTGACCTAAACTCTACTCGAACCTCAACCTTAAATCCAGGTCTTGatcctcaaacagccctttgctGTCGAGATGACcggtcaaaatgtcctcacctctcaaaaatgtcctctgTTCTTTGTtagtagaatgtggattttggtactcagtatgtagcaaatacatgaactcacacactcacacacacatcgacAAAAGCAGGCCTTGTGTTCAGGGCTCAGGCAGTATTGCCACATGGATCAGGCTTAAGATCCATCCCTGGACAGCTTTGACACACGTCTTGTGTCCCTGCTGCAATAAAACGTCCCTCAAACATGTGAGCTGCAGCACACTGACTGGAGAACTGACTTCAGGCCCAGTTGTTTGCTTTACCTAGAAGTGTAGTGACCTACATAGAGGAGCGTGTGTTATGTGGAGGCGGCCCCGGGCAGCGATAGGGCGACGGTGGCGGTTCCTCCCATCCACatgttcctgctcctcttgcaCACATTATATAAATACATCACATGTTGCAGACAGGTGGCTGCTATGTAACCGCTTCCTGGCGGCTGAGTAATAAGATCTGGCCTGCGATGTTTGCACGCTGGTGATGTAGGGCAGCCAGGGCGGGCGAGGAAGGCTGAGGCTGAGCTCTTACATAACGCAGAGCAGCTCTCACGTGCACGGCTGCATGAGTCCAGTCAGTAGGACGCACAGAGACACGCTGACACTGTTACCACAGCAGGAGGATCAAGTCATTCACACCGCTCATTCCATCCATCTTGCAGAAACAACTATTTATACTTGATTCCAtaatgctgttgccatggtgatattGGATTCACATAGTCTATCCAAGGACGAGGGGAGCAATGAGGAAAAGTGTTACTGTCTCTACTACGTCACGGCAGCCTTTTAAACTCATTTCTGTGTGCAGATTATAGAATTAAGTGGATTTACCACCAGTTGTGTTGTCATACACATCTGCTTATTGACTTTATACCAAATCCACGTTTATTTACGCACGTTCTGGGCCAGTGAATAATTATCTTACAAATCTATACGACTTCCCCTCAGTGTCAGCATTATTGACGGTAGACACCAGGGTCAACCTGATACAGAAACGctgaaagtaaataaaatctAATATAAATACTGGGCTCAGTGAACACAACAGGCGCGAACAGAACAGAAACGGGATCCCGATGACGTCACACAGTGCAGGTATATAGTTGGAAACAAAGCAGCATCAGGTTTGTAATCCCATTTATTAAttgacaccccccaccaccacacacacagacacacagacacagacacagacacagacacagacacagacacacacacacacacacacccacccacccacacacacacacacacaccacacacacacacacacaacacacacacacaccgccattCCTCCCCTTGTGTGTGTCAATGCTGGTTCCTACTTCCTCGTGTGGCGAATGTGTGGTACTGCATGCAAATGGCTCTTACTGTATCATACAGAAGAGATAAAAAGTTTGTTTCTAATTTGAAAAATGACAAAACTTTAATTAAGTATTAAATTTGGTAATTTTTCTGCTGTGATAAGCTTAAGCAGGTAACTTAACTCTTCTTTCCTGATAGCTGGCTTACTGGACCTTTGTCCCATCTGCACATGGGATCTCTGGAGATCTGTCAGAGCCACTGGATTCTCAGTTGCCTCTGTTTAGGTTATTAGATCCTCTTCTCCTGAGGGTTCAGGTTGTGCTCTCAGGACGTGGGTTTCACTGTCAAATGTGAGAGACCTTGAACAGACAGGAGAGTGTCTACTTGGAGTTGACTTCAGGTGGACTTTAGTGAAGATACCTCTCAAATACGATTAAGGTCCTGGAGCTTAAGGTCCAGGGGCCTCTTAAAGTTCAGATTTGACTCATCTCATTCTGGGATGTTGAGTGTTGACATGTTTTGAGATCCACCCGAATCCAAACGGATCTCAAAATATCAAACAATGGCAATGGCGACAAATCCCGCAGAATCTGAACAAAGAGCAAGTACGGGCTCACAAGTacactttgttttttaacttaaaaataaaatccctcaACTTCAGTATAGTTTTCACATGCGTTTGAGGAAGGTGCTGCTGTTTTAACTGAGCTCCACCTTTGGGTGAGTAGAAGAAGCcggtggaggagggtggggcCCTCAGACCTGCCAAATGACGGTTCAGGTGATGACCTGGGTCCTCAGGTGAAGCAGTTCAGGCGTGTCTGACAAAGGTTGTTATTATTAGCAGTATTGTTGGAAGGTATAGGTGGGGGAAACCTGTTGACCTGGATGTTTGGGTGTGTTCTGGCTGAGCACAATGCAGAAACCGTTGGGCTTCTTTGAATTTTTCACGTGCTGcaaaacacaaaaggaaaatctATTTGTGGAAAGAAGCTTGCAGACATTTGAAATTAGCTTTGGCAGCCAGATGGAatatttcatctctctctctctctctctctctctctctctctgtctgtctctctctgcagtaGCAGCATCACAACCGCAGCTGGACACGGATGTGCAATCAGACCAAAACAGCAGGCTCACAGCTCGTACATTTACACACGCACGTCTGACTATTTCTATCCTCAATCACATCAAGCCCAAAGACCAGGAACATTTGACGTAGTCATGATTCTGGAGGaactaaagaaaaacaattagaAGAATGAGAACTACAAAGTACAGCAAGCCCAAAGCGGAACAACTGGGAGAACTGAACGtccatctaaaaataaaaacaagcttaTTCTGCTCTCATAATCAGCATTCTTATTATAAAATATGTACTGCACTCATCATTTTAACACCAGATGTATTTCTGTGACTGTACTCAAATATGAGCTGAAAAGCCTTCAGCAAGCAGAGAACCCTCAATTTTATTTGAGCAATTATTAATTATATCTATTTCCTTCCCATGTGCTTTTGAATCTGCTAAATCATGTCTTTTTGTTGTAATGGTACAGTAAAATATTAATTCGCTTATATTCTTTCTGATTTAACTGCAATTTTGTAAAATTGATTATTGCACCCAGAGggagaaaaatacaaatatgtGACAGGTGTTTaggatttaatattttattcataaaaaGTCAAAACATAATTTGAACACATCCTTCAGAAAAATGTAGTTTCTTCGAGGCAGAAAAGCTTGACTAAAAGCACTCTGGAGCCTTTCAGAGGACTTGATATCTGATAGCTGCACGTTTTCTGACTGTTGatgcaacaggctgcaacacaCAGTGTCATCTTACCAactactacacacacacacacacacacacacaccgccactCCTCCCCCTGTGTGTGTCAATGCTGGTTCCTACTTCCTCGTGTGGCGAATGTGTGGTACTGCATGCAAATGGCTCTTACTATATCATACAGAAGAGATAAAAAGTTTGTTTCTAATTTGAAAAATGACAAAACTTTAATTAAGTATTAAATTTGGTAATTTTTCTGCTGTGATAAGCTTAAGCAGGTAACTTAACTCTTCTTTCCTGATAGCTGGCTTACTGGACCTTTGTCCCATCCGCACATGGGATCTCTGGAGATCTGTCAGAGCCACTGGATTCTCAGTTGCCTCTGTTTAGGTTATTAGATCCTCTTCTCCTGAGGGTTCAGGTTGCGCTCTCAGGACGTGGGTTTCACTGTCAAATGTGAGAGACCTTGAACAGACAGGAGAGTGTCTACTTGGAGTTGACTTCAGGTGGACTTTAGTGAAGACACCTCTCAAATACGATCAAGGTCCAGAAGCTTAAGGTCCAGGGGCCTCTTAAAGTTCAGATTTGACTCATCTCATTCTGGGATGCTGGGTATTGACATGTTGTGAGATCCACCCGAATCCAAACGGATCTCAAAATATCAAACAATGGCAATGGCGACAAATCCCGCAGAATCTGAACAAAGAGCAAGTACAGGCTCACAAGTacactttgttttttaacttaaaaataaaatccctcaACTTCAGTATAGTTTTCACATGCGTTTGAGGAAGGTGCTGCTGTTTTAACTGAGCTCCACCTTTGGGGGAGTAGAAGAAGCcggtggaggagggtggggcCCTCAGACCTGCCAAATGACGGTTCAGGTGATGACCTGGGTCCTCAGGTGAAGCAGTTCAGGCGTGTCCGACAAAGGTTGTTATTATTAGCAGTATTGTTGGAAGGTATAGGTGGGGGAAACCTGTTGACCTGGATGTTTGGGTGTGTTCTGGCTGAGCACAATGCAGAAACCGTTGGGCTTCTTTGAATTTTTCACGTGCTGcaaaacacaaaaggaaaatctATTTGTGGAAAGAAGCTTGCAGACATTTGAAATTAGCTTTGGCAGCCAGATGGAatatttcatctctctctctctctctctctctctctctctctctctctctctcttctctctctctctctctctctctctctctgtctgtctctctctgcagtaGCAGCATCACAACCGCAGCTGGACACGGATGTGCAATCAGACCAAAACAGCAGGCTCACAGCTCGTACATTTACACACGCACGTCTGACTATTTCTATCCTCAATCACATCAAGCCCAAAGACCAGGAACATTTGACGTAGTCATGATTCTGGAGGaactaaagaaaaacaattagaAGAATGAGAACTACAAAGTACAGCAAGCCCAAAGCGGAACAACTGGGAGAACTGAACGtccatctaaaaataaaaacaagcttaTTCTGCTCTCATAATCAGCATTCTTATTATAAAATATGTACTGCACTCATCATTTTAACACCAGATGTATTTCTGTGACTGTACTCAAATATGAGCTGAAAAGCCTTCAGCAAGCAGAGAACCCTCAATTTTATTTGAGCAATTATTAATTATATCTATTTCCTTCCCATGTGCTTTTGAATCTGCTAAATCATGTCTTTTTGTTGTAATGGTACAGTAAAATATTAATTCGCTTATATTCTTTCTGATTTAACTGCAATTTTGTAAAATTGATTATTGCACCCAGAGggagaaaaatacaaatatgtGACAGGTGTTTAggaatttaatattttattcataaaaaGTCAAAACATAATTTGAACACATCCTTCAGAAAAATGTAGTTTCTTCGAGGCAGAAAAGCTTGACTAAAAGCACTCTGGAGCCTTTCAGAGGACTTGATATCTGATAGCTGCACGTTTTCTGACTGTTGatgcaacaggctgcaacacaCAGTGTCATCTTACCAactactacacacacacacacacacacacagaaagagagagagaaatgtgaTCTGGATTGTACCAAACACATCTGAACACATGGCTGAAGTGGTGTGCATCTGAGCAGGGCCCAAAGATCCCTGATCCCTGAGATAAACCCTAAAAGCTGTTCTTCAGGTCACTTGATAACCTTGAGCAGGGGCTCCGTTACTTTTCCTGCCGGCTTAATTTAAGGCAGTTACATATGaagtttgttttcattcttttacCTGTTGCTATCACGTTCTTACGTAAAAACTGGAAACAAAAAGAACTAACTGAAGATTTAACCAGCAGATACACACGAAAAACTACCGAATGTAAATCAGTGTCGCTGGAATATCGCGAGAACAGGCGGAAACAAAAAGTTATCGCGATGCTGCTGCGTCCCCACTTTGAAATTCACCAAATATCTACGCTAGTAATTTGGCGTAACCGTCTCGATCCTCGAGGGCGCTGCGAGCCTCAAACTGCGTAACTCAGCCCAATGTCGCGATTTTTTTAATCGTGACTTTCCTTTGTCAAACCCGGCTAATCTAAACAGCTGTAGTGACGTTTCCCGGTGTTGTTGGagacttttcttctgtttctgccctcagccagcagggggtgctgcCGTGAGCTCCTCCCCCGTTTCAACGCGCTCACAGGCGGTCAGGCTCCCAGCAGCGTCCCGCTGTGTGAAATCCAAGGCGCACAGTCTGTCATCCTGTAGGCtctaaaaataagaataataaaaagCCAGACTTATTATTTCGTTTCAATTTCAGTAGCATCAAAAACTATCATAGAAGCTTTGATGTTTAAGATCTCAATgagtatccaaggtagttttctttgtcagcacgtcagttcagaactgaagaagccttctggatagaaggtgaaacgtcttcaaagagaagaaatacagtccagttgacaaagaaaactaccttggataactatgacctggatgattagaatctacacagacatatcTCAATGAGCAAAGGCCTGAGGTCCTCTTAAAGTCTGGCCTGTGGAGAGGCTATAATTGAAAAGTAGCGAACCTTTGGCCAACGCTGGGCATTACAGGAGTGTTCATTAGTGTGCGCGGACCTCCGACGAAATCAATAAAAGAAAACCTAGGTAAGATATTGGAAAGAGAAGACACGGTCATGTTTTCCTCAATCCCAGTCGTGGTATGTCCCACTGTGCGGTAGTGTAGCATCTAGAATAGTATCCCACCCTCTGCTAAAACGAATAAAGGACGGCCAAATATATAACGCGGGGATATAACGTGCGGTCATTAATTGCTGATGTGTAATTATACAAAGCATTAGCAGGTTGACCTAATTCAACGGCAAAAATCAACCACAAACAGAATTAACATGTTAAAAGTTTACATGCAATTCAAGACACATTTGAGGTTGGTTTCTTTTCCCTATTTTTTGTCTCTCCCGCATGAATCTTCTCGCCAATACAATAACCCGCAAATCGATGATTATGCAAATATGACGATGACGTCACGCAGCGCCGCCCGGACAGCCAATCAGGGCGCAGCTTGTTGAGGAGTTGGCAACAGAGCGTTCGGAGGCGGCAGAAAGTGTCAGCGCTATGGGTAAGACTGCTGCTCCTATATTCTCGTcgatttttttcctccaccgAGCGGTCTCGTAATCTTTAATCGGCCACGGTTTGTCTCGTGTTATTAGACGACGGAACATTTGTGGTTTGCCGCTGTTGGGCTTGTGCAGTTGTCTGAGCAACCAACGCCCAGTCGTCCGCCTCCACTTTGAGGGCTAGCTAGTTAGCtcgttagctgttagcttgaGCTCTGGTATGAAGCTGCGTGAGCTAACCGgaatgtcatttcctgtctttagCTATTTTAGTGTGTCACTTGCGGGGTGACACAGTAATCGTCGTTAAGTTCCATTTGTAAAGGAcgttgtgtttttaaagggtCTTCGAATACCAGCAGTGCAACTAAAGGGACACTTTATTGTTGTGTTGGGTGAAATAGCTCGGGTTCACGCTGTTTCGTTTAGCCCCGAGTAGACACGAAATACCATCTTATTGTGCGGTGGAATGCTCCTTAAACATAGTTTGTGCTCAGCCCCCATCGTGGACAGGGCTAAACCCCGCAGAAATATCCTCTGCAGAGTTTTATTTCGAATGCTGAAATCAATCGGTAAAGTGGGTCAACCACCACATCAATTGCGTTGTTAAAATGGTCGACtgcatccatgtgtgtgtgatcaatACAGCCATTAAAGCCACATAACGTGAGAATTTAGATTAGGCATGCAAGTCAAGAGGACGCTTCCCGTTAGGGTATAAAGAGGTTACTGGTGCCATGTAATCTGGATTAAAGCGGATCTCAGAGGGTATGTTTTGACTCTCAGGTCGATGTCTGCAGCCTGACCTGTAACTTCAGTCCCAATAGTGGACCTGATGGAGTTTATTTCACCTGGAATGAGCAGAATGGCGTGTGGAGGAAACCATTTTGAACCGTGCACAGAGTGTTTTATCATTCTTTCAGCTGCCACCACTTCCGCTGTGAGAGGTGACAGTCAGGAAACAGACGGTCCTGGTGAAATAGCAGCTCAGCTTCAGCCGTAAGGATGGAGGCCCACATTCAGGCCCATCTGATCCAGAACTAATCAAATAGGCACCTTAGGGAGTCAGGATGGGTGAAGGTTGAATATAGAACAGGTGCTCGTCTGCTTTTGTTTGTGGGGTGGTAATAAATATGGGCCACCATGTCAGAAATGTTCtttcactggtgtgtgtgtttgattgattgattgccaGACATTGATTCtcagttgctttttttttttttttccttttttttccggCCCTGAAAATACTGGCTGTCACGATCATCCTGCACCAACCTCCACAAAACAGCTGTAAGTATTCAGAAATCACCCGGCGTGGGATTCATTTTAGATCTGATAAATCAGCAGAGCGTTTGTGCCTGTGAACTGTAAAAGTATCAAATCAAAATAGAATACAAGTCACCCGTGAAATGAAGTGTTTAGTAAATCAGGATGGGCTCTATTTCCAACTGTAATTAGGCTTCAGATTTAGAGGCTTGTTGATCTACTAAACCAAAAAGCATGAAAAGTTTAGGTCTGATTCAGGTGCGAAAGAATCTATTTCTCTGTGGGTTtgatgtgtgtatttttttttccctctcccgCAGCAGCAAAAGAATCTGGAGGGATATGTTGGCTTTGGAAACCTCCCCAACCAAGTGTACAGGAAGTCTGTGAAGAGGGGGTTTGAGTTCACCCTCATGGTTGTTGGTAAGAGCTTGAGGCTTTGTTCTCACACTTGCTTT
The DNA window shown above is from Takifugu flavidus isolate HTHZ2018 chromosome 10, ASM371156v2, whole genome shotgun sequence and carries:
- the LOC130532456 gene encoding macrophage mannose receptor 1-like translates to MDDVNSITELYDWSWIGLHEYSKSWKTMSKDINSWRWSLTGEGSRTGYYKWRDSEPDNHMLMEHCVGMKPGGYWFDDSCQREKRFVCYDVVEGKNAYVYVSEVKSWYSALTYCRQHHIGFPVIENSDQQKLVHSAIPSYSDAPIWLGLYRVPWVWSDGSQSSYRNFSSSKSENYKDEKLCVSAKSNSEWSDFNCSSVRPFICQQVSELTTLVSLRMESSADLSDSTINQQLLHQLGAALLRLGWTNVHLQWKSGPSQQQSLTSPEYSPSC